The DNA window AAACAACACTCCTTTTTCCTTGAGTTCGTAATATTTATTAAAATCCCTGTACCAATAGGTATATCTTTCTGGATGAGCCAAAACCGGCTTGTAACCATTGGTTTGCATTAAAAAAATCGCATTGTTTAATGAATCAGAAGGACTTAAAAATCCCAATTCAAATAAAACATATTTATCCCCAAAGGTTAATAATTTATTTTGATCAATTTTTTGTTCAAAATCAAAATCAAGATAATATTCTGCTGCGGCTTCCAACTCAATTTCAATACCTGCATTTTTCACAGCTTCTCTTAATTTTGCAAGTCCTGATAAAATAATTTCAGGTGTGTTTTTGTAATAATCACTCATTACATGTGGGGTTGTTATTAATTTTTGATAACCCTGTGATTTAAAATAGTCAATTATTTGCAGGGATTCTTCCATAACTTGTGCTCCGTCATCAATACCAGGTATTAAATGGGAGTGTATATCACATTTTAATACGGATAAATCAGCAGGGGCAAATTTGGGCTTTGGGAAAAATAAACTACTTATGAAACTCATGTTTTATTTTTGATTCTGAAAAGATAAAGGTATTAAAAAAACGATAAAAGATACACAGCAAAAAGGCTAGGGAGTACCTTGGGAAACATTGGCTTAATCTGAAAAGGATTAATAATTTTAAATTTAGACATTGCTTTAACATCCGGATATATCCTGATACCCTATAAAAAACCAATATTTTGCCCGCTTTTCCTTGATTTATCCCATTTGCAATTTCATAATTGGAAGTTTTCTCCTGTAAATGGAACTTTTAAAGGCATATGGCCTTGAAATAACCCATTTTTATGAGAAAACAACATCTTTTGAAAAACAGGCACAGTTTTATTGCAAATTACGGTGATAAGTTTATTTAGTAACCAATTAAAATTAGAATAAAATGAAAGTTATATCATCAAAAGCCCATGGAGTTATGGATTATATTATAGGCATTGCATTAGTTGCCGCTCCCTGGCTGTTTCAATTTGCTCGTGGAGGAGCTGAAACATGGGTACCTGTAATTTTAGGTATTGTAGTTATTGTTATGGCTTTATTTACAGATTACGAACTCGGTGTATTCAAAATTACACCTATGAGCACACATCTTTGGATTGATGGTGTTCTCGGAGTGTTTTTATTGCTTTCACCTTGGATTTTCGGATTCTGGGGCTTTGTTTTATGGCCCCATGTAATTGTTGGAATTCTTATGGCAGGTGTATCATTAATGACAGAAACAACAACAGTTCACATAAGAGTAACTTAGTAGATAATGCCTCTAATAACAGGGAAAAAAGGCCTGTCTTGGTTTTTGTTAAGACAGACCTTTTAATGTGTTTGCTTTTAATTAATATTTTTGCTCAAACCAATCCAGAGTAATTTTTAAACCTTGCTCAAAATTCACTGTCGGTTCATATGCTAATAAGTTCTTAGCCTTTGTTATATCAGCCAATGAATCCCTAACATCTCCCTTTCGTTCATTTTTAAATTCAGGCTCCACGGAAGCCTGGGTTAATCCCTTTAGAATAGTGAACATATCTAAAATAGATGTCCTATCCCCATAAGCAATATTAAAAACTTCCCCCAAAGCTTCTGTATGCTTAGTGAAAAGTGCCTTAATATTCGCTTGTACTGCATTCTCAACAAAAGTAAAATCCCTGGTTTGTTTGCCATCACCAAATATTTTTGGTGAAATATTATTTTTTAAGGCATCCATAAACAAAGGAATTGCTGCTGCATAAGCTCCCTTAGGATTTTGCCTTGGTCCAAAAATATTGAAATATCTTAATCCAATTACTTCTGTCCCATATACTGATGCATAAACACCAGCATAAAGTTCATCTATATATTTAGAAACGGCATAAGGTGATAAAGGCTTTCCTATTTGTTCCTCTGTTTTTGGAAGGATCTTACTATCGCCATATACAGAGGAGGAACTTGCATAAACAATACGCTTAACCCCTGATTCCTTTGCTGCTGTAATGATGTTTAAAAAACCACTTGCATTTACGCTGTTTGTTGCAAGTGGGAATTCTATGGAACGAGGCACAGAACCAAGAGCTGCCTGATGTGATATAAAATCAATATCCTCGCAGGCATTCATGCATGTGGCATAATTTTCAATTGAGCCTTTAACAAGTTCAATTTTATTTAAAAAAGGTTCCAGGTTTTCTAGAAATCCGGTTGACAAATCATCAAGAACCTTGATTTTTCCTGCATTATATTTTACAAGGTATTCAACAATATTTGAACCGATAAAACCTGCCCCACCCGTAATTAAAAATTTATATTTACTTAAATCGCTTGAATGATAAGGTTTTTCGAACATCTTTAATTTACCTGTTTATATATTGGCTTTGGTAATAATTCTGGTATTCACCTGAAGTAACTAAATCAAGCCAGGTGTTATTATTCAAGTACCATTCCACTGTTTTTTCCAGGCCCTGTTCAAAGTTCACTGAAGGTTGCCATCCTAATTCTTTTTGCAATTTAGAGGAATCAATTGCATAACGCATATCGTGACCGGCACGATCCTTAACAAAAGTGATGAGTTTTATTGAACTGCCTTCTTCACGATTTAATTTTTTGTCCATAATGGAACAAAGCAAATTAATAAGGTCAATGTTTTTCCATTCATTGTTTCCTCCAATATTGTATGTTTCTCCTGTTTTGCCTTTATGAAAAATTTGATCAATTGCCCTTGCATGATCATTCACCCACAACCAATCCCGAATATTTTCTCCTTTGCCATAAACTGGAATAGGTTTATTGTTTTTTATATTATGAATGGCAAGAGGTATTAACTTTTCTGGAAATTGATGCGATCCATAATTGTTTGAACAATTGGAAATTACAACTGGCAATTTATAAGTATGGTGCCAGGCTCTTACCAGGTGATCTGAACTTGCTTTTGATGCTGAATAAGGGCTTCTGGGATCATAGGAAGTTTCTTCAGTGAAAAAACCTTCAGCTCCTAAGGATCCATAAACCTCATCTGTTGAAATATGATAAAATAAATTATTTCCCGTATTTGAGTTTTCCCATGATTTCCTGGAAGCATTCAAAAGATTAACAGTTCCTATAATATTGGTATTTATAAAATCCATAGGACTGGCAATTGATCTATCCACATGTGATTCTGCCGCAAGATGGATAACATGGTCAATTGCATGTGTTTCAAACAATGTATATATGAAATCCGCATCTACAATATCACCCTTTACAAACTGGTAGTTAGGAGCATCTTCAACATCCTTTAAATTAAGCAGGTTGCCTGCATAGGTTAGCTTATCTAAATTGATAATTCTATACTCAGGGTATTTATTCAGGAATAAACTTATTACATGCGAGCCAATAAAACCTGCTCCTCCTGTGACTAAAATTATTTTGGTGAAATTCATTTTTAAGCGGGTGTATTCGTTTTTTGATTAAGGGCAAGCTCCCATTTCCATGCTGTTAGCATCATATTATCCAGATCACGTTCAGCCTTCCAATTTAATTCTTTATTTGCATAAGTTGTATCGGCATAAATTTTCTCAACATCTCCTGGTCTTCGTTGAACTATTTTATAGTTTAATTTTTCCCCACTTACTCTTTCAAAGCTATGAATTGTATCCAACACGGAATATCCTATGCCTGTTCCCAGATTGAATATTTCATTTTTTGATTTGTTTTTATTGTCCATTAATCTTTCCAGTGCAATTAAATGAGCTTTGGCCAAATCCACAACATGAATGTAATCCCTAATGCAGGTTCCATCCGGAGTATTGTAATCACCTCCAAAAACCTGCAATTCATCTCTTTTTCCTACTGCTGTTTGAGTAATAAAGGGTACAAGATTATTGGGTTTTTCAATAGGCAATTCGCCAATCATGGCTGAATCATGTGCCCCTGTAGGGTTGAAATATCTTAATGAAATAGAATTAAGGAATGTAGCTTTAACAGTATCGGAAATAATTTTTTCACTCATTTGTTTAGTTTCCCCATATGGAGATGAGGATTTTTGCAAGGGGGTATTTTCATCAACAGGCAATTTATCGGGTTGACCATAAACTGTACAAGAGGAAGAAAATACAAGATTGGGTATTTCAATTTCCTTCATGGCCTCAAGTACATTTACCAATGAAAAAATATTGTTTTTATAATAAAGCAATGGATTTTCAACCGATTCACCTACTGCTTTAAAAGCTGCAAAATGTATAACGGCCTTTAAGTCCTTGTGTTTTTTAAAAAGTGATTGTGTTTGTTCTCTTTCACAAAGTTCAGTAAACTCAAAAACAGGACGCTTTCCTGTTATCTTTTCTATAGAGTCAATTACGCTTTCAGAAGAATTTGAAAAATTATCGGCTATAATTACATCAAATCCTTTTTGTTGTAATTCAACTACAGTATGAGAACCAATATAACCTGTTCCTCCTGTTACTAAAACTTTATCCCCTTTTTTCATTGTCAATGTTTATCAAAAAAAACTAAAGACTCCAATAACTCAGATCTTTGATTTTATTGCGGTACATGCCTTTTACATCAACAATTATTCCTTTTTCTGAACTAATACTTTTGAAATAATTTTCATCAAGACCAATATATTCTTTATGATTTACAGCCACAATAACTGCATCATATTTTTTATCAGCTTTTTTATGAAGTCCAAATCCATACTCATGATTCAATTCTTCTGAAGATGCATGGGGGTCAACAATTTCAACAGCAACACCAAAGGATTTTAACTCCTTTATAACATCCGCAACTTTTGAATTTCTAATATCACTCACATCTTCTTTAAATGTTGCTCCCATTACAAGGACTACAGCTTGATTTAGGTCTTTTTTTGCAGCTATAATCTTTTTAACCGTTTGTTTGGCAATATAAAAGCCCATGGAATCATTTACATATCTTCCCGAATTAATTACCCTTGCATGATAACCCAATGATTCTGCCTTATAGGTTAAATAATAAGGATCAACACCAATGCAATGGCCACCAACTAATCCTGGAAAAAACTTTAAAAAGTTCCATTTTGTACCTGCCGCTTCAAGCACTTCATATGTATTTATTCCCATTCTGTTAAAAATAATGGAAAGTTCATTCATAAGGGCAATATTAACATCTCTTTGGGTGTTTTCGATAATTTTAGCTGCTTCGGCAACCCTTATAGAAGAGGCCTTATGAACTCCAGGCTCTACAATTATTTCATATACTTTAGAAATTTCATCAAGCGCTTCAGCATCACATCCTGAAACTACTTTAAGTATTTTTGTAATGGTATGCTCCTTATCTCCTGGATTTATCCGTTCGGGGGAATAACCTGCTTTAAAATCAGTTTTAAATTTCAATCCCGATAGTCTTTCCAATACAGGTACACAATCCTCTTCCGTACATCCTGGATATACAGTAGATTCATACACTACATAATCTCCTTTTTTTAAAGCTGAACCTACAGATTCAGAAGATTTAAGCAAAGGGGTTAAATCAGGCAGGTTATGCTCATTAATGGGTGTTGGAACCGCCACAATGAAAAAATTAGCTTGCCTTAATACCTCTAGAGAAGATGTGAAAACTATATCACAACCTTTAAAGGATTCAGCTGGAAGTTCATTGCTGGGATCAACATTATTACGCATCATTTCAAGACGTTCATCATTAATATCAAAACCAATCACTGATGTTTTTTTTGCGAATTCTAGTGCAATTGGCAATCCAACATAGCCAAGACCTATTACAGCAATTTTTGCTTCCTTATTTATTATTTTGTTGTACATTATTTTTAAAACTAATATTACTATTAATACTATTTACTATTATTATCACTATTTCGAAGAGCGTAAATTCTTTCAATTATATCAACTACTTTGAGTCCCTCTAGCGCGTTTGTTGTTGCTATTGTTCTTCCTTTTAATGTGTCCACTACATTTTCTATAACAAAATGATGATTAGCTGCCGATCCTTTATAATATCCATAATCATTCGCAGGGCTTGCCTCTGCTAGTTCTGGCATTGTATAATCCTTCACGTGACAGTACTCAACTTCATTCATATACTGCCCGCCAATTTTTATGCTCCCTTTACTTCCAATTATTGTAATACTACTCTCAAGGTTTGTGTCCCATACTGCCGTTGAATAATTAATACAACCCATTCCACCATTGATGAAATTAAAATTTACAAATCCTGAATCCTCAAAATCTGTAAGTTCCTTATGACTGAAATCCTCAAACTTGGCCTGAATGTCTTTGATGTCACCAAATAGCCAATACATTATATCTATAAAATGCGAGAACTGTGTAAACAAGGTCCCTCCATCTAAATCATTTTTTCCCTTCCAACTGTCTTTTTTATAATAACGTTCATCTCTATTCCAATAGCAGTTAAGCTGAACCATGTATATATCTCCAAGCAATCTCCTTTCCAATACATCTTTTATCCAAACCGATGGGGGAGAATACCTGTTTTGCATTACACAAAAAAAGTGTTTTGAAACCTGGAGGGACTTAAAAATGATTGCTTCACATTCTGATTTGGTTAAACCCATTGGCTTTTCACACACCACATGTTTTTTGTTTTCCAGCATCTTCATAGATTGTTTTGCGTGAAACCCGTTTGGAGTACAAATATTAACCACATCATATTCAATCCCTGAGTTTAGCAATTCCTCAATGGATTGAAAAAAAGGAACTTCAAATGCCAGAATTCCGCATTCTTCAGCAGAACGGATATCACACAGAGCAACAAGCTCTGCTTCTGGATTTCTGATTATCATTTCAGCATGTCGTTTACCAATATGCCCTGTGCCAATTATGGCAAATTTTACTTTTTTGTTTTCTTGAATTAACATTTTATCGGGGTAGTGTGTCGCAAAATTAATTTTTCTAAGTTAATTTACTTACAATACCTGCTTTTATTTTGTATTTTTCTTTGCTTTCCTCACATTCCGCAATGCCATTGGCATCGAATTCCAACTTATGCCCGTATTCGCTCATCCATCCTGCCTGTCGTGCCGGATTTCCAATTACAAGAGCATAAGATGGTACATTTTTAGTAACAACAGAACCAGCACCAATAAATGCATATGCACCAATATCATGACCACACACAATGGTAGCATTTGCTCCTATAGATGCTCCTTTGCCAACATGGGTTTTTGTATATTGGTTTTTACGTATTACCGCACTCCTTGGATTGTTAACATTCGTAAAAACCATAGACGGACCAAGAAAAACATCATCATCACAAGTAACCCCAGTGTAAATGGAGACATTATTCTGGACTTTTACATTGTTTCCCAAGATTACCTCTGGGGATACAACTACGTTTTGGCCGATATTGCATTGGTTGCCGATTTTACATCCTGGCATAATATGAGAAAAATGCCAGATTTTAGTTCCTTCTCCGATATTGCAGCCCTCGTCTATCACTGCAGTTTCATGGGCAAAGTATTTTTTTTCAGTTTTCATTAAGCAAATCGATGTTCTGTTTTATATAATTCTTCCTCTGGAAGATTTTTAAAATAGTTATATGTTATTTTTAATCCATCAGCTCTATTAACCTTTGGCTCCCATCCTAATAAAGCAATAGCCCTGGAAATGTCAGGTTTCCTTTGTTTGGGATCATCTGTTGGTAAATTCTTGTAAATCATTTTTTGATTGGTATTTGTGAGTTTTATAATTTCCTCCCCAAATTCACTTATAGTAATTTCATCCGGATTGCCAATATTTACAGGATTAGCATAATCACTTAACAACAATCGGTAAATTCCTTCAATTAAATCATCCACATAACAAAAAGATCTGGTTTGACTACCATCTCCAAAAACAGTTAAATCTTCCCCCCTTATGGCCTGGCCTATAAAGGCTGGTAAAACTCTTCCATCATTTAATCGCATTCTGGGTCCATAAGTATTGAAAATTCTTACAATTCTTGTTTCTACCGCATGATAAGTATGATAGGCCATAGTAATAGCTTCCTGAAACCTTTTGGCCTCATCATAAACCCCTCTGGGGCCCACAGGATTTACATTTCCCCAATAGTCCTCATCTTGTGGATGCACAAGAGGATCTCCGTACACCTCTGAGGTAGAGGCAACAAGAATTCTTGCTCCTTTGGCTTTTGCCAGCCCTAATAAATTATGTGTTCCAAGTGAACTAACCTTGAGTGTTTGAATTGGTATCTTTAAATAATCAATAGGGCTTGCAGGTGATGCAAAATGTAGAATATATTCTAAATCTCCAGGTACATGTACATATTTGGAAACATCGTGGTGATAAAATTCAAATTGTTCTAATTTAAAAAGATGCTCAATATTGCGCATGTCCCCAGTAATTAAGTTGTCCATACCAATTACATGGTAACCTTCTTTAATAAACCGGTCACATAAATGAGAGCCTAAAAAGCCAGCTGCTCCAGTTATTAATACCCTTTTTCTTTTTGCCATATTTCTTTTATTTGAAAACAAATTTACACCTTCCATCATATTTACAGTCAATTATCTTGTATTATTTCATTTTATAAGCTTTCGGCTTTTATTTTTATTGTTTTTATCCAGTTGGATAAATTGAAAAACCTATAAATTCAAACCTCTATTGCTCATAATTCCTGTTTAACCTTATTCCTAAAAAACAGATATAAGTAATTTTATTGAATGCTAAAAAATTAAAAAATCTTAACTGCTCCTTTGTTCCTTGTTATTTTAAACTTTGCTGAAGCAATAATAAATTATCAGTTTGTATATAGTCAGGTGATTTATTTATGGCTTCAATGGTGCCATCCCTGGTTTTTACATCAAAAATAACTACAGTTAAACCATTGGAATGCGCTTGATTTACTTCTTTTTTTGAAATAACTCCATTCGAGAGGATAACTCCTTTGTATCCTTTTATTTTTGCCGTTTCTATTATTTCTTCTGCATTTCCTCCTTCAAGTAGTAACAAGATTTCACCATTAATCTGTTTTAAGTAGTCCAGAAAGTATGGTTGTACGGATTGTACCATAACCCATTGCAAGGCATCGTATTTAAGTATTGTTTTATTTATTGCTTCAGCCATTGCTTCACTTAAATCAGTTGAATCTGTACCACATGGATTAAATATTTTTATGTCAAAAAACAAAATAGGTTTTATTTGTCGTTTTGAGAACCTTTCCATTATTACTTCTAGTTCAATTACATGTTCCTCTGTAAATACATTAGTATAATAGTCGTTTCTATATTTACACGCTGAAATTCCCATTGCCGTTTTACTTGAAATGCATCCATCGCATTTTGTCATGGATTGCAAAGTACGGTCATGGTATAATATAAGCTTAAGGTCTTTACTTATTTGAATGTCTAATTCTACACCATCTGCCTGGTTTGCCTCAATGGCTTTTACAATACTTCCAAATGAATTATGCGGAAGTGGATTTGTTTCCGACTGAAATCCGCTACCCCCATGTCCAATTATTCCTATTTTGCCTTCATTTAAATTTACTATGCCAGATTCTGTTTTTGAACAAGCTAAAAGTGTTAACACAATCAAAATAAGGAACAATGCCTGCATTACTTTAGAAATCATAGTTCATATGTATTTTAAGTAAGCCACTGTAACCTTGATAAATATTTTTACGATTTTCAATAATATCATGGTAAAACTCAAGATATCTTCCAAACCCTATGGAATTTCCAATTGATAAACCTTTGAATAAATTGTAATGCAAACCGTAGGATGCATTAAATTCATGGATAATGTTATATTTTATTTTTTCTGAAAATCCATTGGGCCTGAATAATGAATTCTGATAATCAATATTAAAAAAGGCTTTTAGTGTCCCTGCTTGAGCAAAATCATGCCTTATTCCCATATTTATACCCCATATGGAAGATAAAGGCATGTAGTAATTGGAAAGAGAAATTTTTGGCCCAAGATAAAAGGAGTTCTTTTCACTTTTAATTAAAATAACAAGTGATTGATTAAATCCTGTATAAGATAAGAACAATGCAGTTTCCATGCCTACACTTATGCTTGAATCTCTAGCAATATGCGCTTGAATATCATTAGATATTAATAAAAAAAAGAAGAGTTGACAATGAATAAATCGCATAGTATTAAGTTAATTAATACTATGCGATTTATCAATAGGCCAATTTAGTGAAAAGGAACTCTATTTTTGATATATTAATTTCAGCGTAATTGCTGGGTTGCTTTCCGGAATAATTTGAATAAAATAAAGTCCTTCGGAAATATTTTCTTTTAAAAAGTCAAATTCAAAATGATTCATTCCTTTTAACAGGAACATTTCTTTATTCTCGATTTCCCTTCCGCTATTATCGAATAGAATGAATTTTATTTTTTGATCAGATGGATTGTTAAAAATAACGTTTGCCTTATTAGAAGTTGGGTTCGGATGAATTTTAGTGTTTGCAGCAAAATGGTTTTCCGTTAATCCTCCAGTATTCAAATCAACAATTTGGCCATCAGAATTGCTTATAGAGGAAAGTAATCCTGCTTCATTTATAGCTTGAATACTAAAATAATAAGTTTGTCCATGAGTTAAGCTTAGGCCTGTATGAGTAACAAATGAATTAATAGAATTATCTGTCCAGTTAACAACATCAGCTAAACCAGCGGAAGTGCCAATGGAATATAAATATTTTTCTAATCCTGAATGTGGATCAAAGCTTGGTAACCAATTAGCAGATAGTTCACCAGAGGATAGGGTATAATTAATATCACTTCCGGTTCCATCATTTACAATAGTTACATCATCAGGGGCTGTCCAATCTACATTTACAAACATACTGGTAAGGGTAGATATATTTCCAGCACTATCACTAACAACCGATTTAATGATACCAGCAGAAGTAAGTGGATCCATATTTTGATACCTAATATCATCATTGTTGTTTAACCCTACATTAACTGTTGAATTAGAAGATCGTGATCTTAAAACGCTTAAACTATCAACGGACCAATTGCAATTACCACTTCTGAAAGAAATATGAGTGCCATTTTGATAAGGAGCTGGATCAATCCAGGATAGAACAGGTAAATTGTCAATCCATACTTGGGCTTTACCAGTAATCCTGTCAAATGAAACTTTATAATCATACCATTGACCTTCATTAACTGTATAACTAATATCCTCAACAAGGGTAAACACATCGTTTGCTACTTTATAGAACTGAACCTTATTGTTGTCTGTTCTAAAATAGACAAAATAGGAATTGCCCCTGTTAGGCAATGAAGGGTTATCAGAAAAGAAATGCAATCCTGCCCTTTTGTTTGTTCCTGTTCCTTCTATTTTCCCTTTCCAATGATATAAATACCTGTTAGATAAATTTTGTGTTAAAGCCGTAGAAATATTAGTATTGTCTAAGGCTTCATTGGATTGAACAAGAAAACTATTGCTTGTATTCCATGTTCCGCTATAATTTATCCAATCAGCATGAATAACAGTATTGAAATTATCAGTAAAAAAGCCCCTTGAAGAATTGGAACGCCATTCATCCCCATTGAAATCAGAAACAGTATAAAAACTTTTATCAACTCCGCTTCCTGATTGATTGTCACTGTCTAAAAAGGAAACCAAAAAATCCTGGGTAACCCAGGTTGCAACAGGTGTAATTTGAGTAGTCGGAGAAACAGCATCCATAATGCAATTCCAGGTTGCTCCCCATCCACTTCCAACTCCGGATGCATTGGATTTAAAACTTAAAGTTAAAGCATTGCCCAGGGAATTGATTGTTGCAGGCAAATTTGCGCCTGTGTAATTCCCAATAAGGCTGGTGCCAACTGAATTGCCATTATATATTTTTAAAGTATCTCCGGTTCCCAAATTAAAAGAACTGAAATTCATATTAACCTGCGTTGCACCTGTTGGTGAAATAACAAATGTAAAATTTTCATCATTGTAATAATCTCCCATGGGGCCGCCCATATCGTAAATTGTGTCTGTGCAGGAAATAACTGAACAATTAGTAAACTTTTCTTCAATTTTATTCCACAAATCGGTATATCCATCATCTCCACCTAATGACCAAATGCCAATTCCTCCAATATTTCTTTGATTTACCATATCATACCTTTTGCCTAAAGTAAATGCATTGTTTATAAAGCACTGTCTCCAATTAGAGCCTGAATAATAAGTATGGTAATTAGTCATACTTTTTAAATAAAAGTTTGGGTTAGAATAATTCCCACTGCTATTGTCTTTAATAAACTTGTAAGTTCTGGCTGCCACATGACTAGTAGCATTTGAAGGAACAAGGTCTGTTGTGGTATTCCATTCCCTCCCATAATAGGGTAAACCTAAAATTAATTTAGAATTGGGAATGCCTTTATTCAAATAGGTATTTATGCTCCTGGAAATATTTTGAGAAGATACTGTTGCATCAAAGGTATATGCCG is part of the Bacteroidota bacterium genome and encodes:
- a CDS encoding T9SS type A sorting domain-containing protein; the encoded protein is MNKTIALAMIFIAPTMLFSQVPEIKSLHKELHEQYKSINISASEYEQLNQAVLMPLQQKRNCQLNKIVFGWHPYWMNGLQTNYQWDLLTDFSYFSYDVNPNNGQAYTTNSWSTAASVTSALANGVRVNLCVTLFGSSNHTTFLTNATAQQTLITNLINLVQARGAHGVNIDFEEMASAQKNNLTTFITNLCNQMHAAIPNSQVSIALPAVDWGNAFDVAAMNPYIDLFIIMGYDYYWGGSTQAGPTDPAYTFDATVSSQNISRSINTYLNKGIPNSKLILGLPYYGREWNTTTDLVPSNATSHVAARTYKFIKDNSSGNYSNPNFYLKSMTNYHTYYSGSNWRQCFINNAFTLGKRYDMVNQRNIGGIGIWSLGGDDGYTDLWNKIEEKFTNCSVISCTDTIYDMGGPMGDYYNDENFTFVISPTGATQVNMNFSSFNLGTGDTLKIYNGNSVGTSLIGNYTGANLPATINSLGNALTLSFKSNASGVGSGWGATWNCIMDAVSPTTQITPVATWVTQDFLVSFLDSDNQSGSGVDKSFYTVSDFNGDEWRSNSSRGFFTDNFNTVIHADWINYSGTWNTSNSFLVQSNEALDNTNISTALTQNLSNRYLYHWKGKIEGTGTNKRAGLHFFSDNPSLPNRGNSYFVYFRTDNNKVQFYKVANDVFTLVEDISYTVNEGQWYDYKVSFDRITGKAQVWIDNLPVLSWIDPAPYQNGTHISFRSGNCNWSVDSLSVLRSRSSNSTVNVGLNNNDDIRYQNMDPLTSAGIIKSVVSDSAGNISTLTSMFVNVDWTAPDDVTIVNDGTGSDINYTLSSGELSANWLPSFDPHSGLEKYLYSIGTSAGLADVVNWTDNSINSFVTHTGLSLTHGQTYYFSIQAINEAGLLSSISNSDGQIVDLNTGGLTENHFAANTKIHPNPTSNKANVIFNNPSDQKIKFILFDNSGREIENKEMFLLKGMNHFEFDFLKENISEGLYFIQIIPESNPAITLKLIYQK